The genomic DNA TCCTGCCCAAGTGGACAAGACAAGTACACCCAGAAACAGGCCATGTGACGTGGCAGACACGTGAGGTGACAGCTCACTCAGGTCTCCTGCCGAGCACCACCCCACTGTGCGCACAGACAGACCCTCACAGCTGTCCAGCTGTGCGGACGGGCGGTGGGCACACAGGTACAGTGTCACAAGACAGCTCACTCACGTCCACCGCGGGACAGAGTCCCGCCTCATGGGTGGAGGACTTCAGTCTGCTCGGCCCTTGCCCTGGTGAGGGGCTTCTGCTCAGTCCTTGCCAGCTTTTGGAGGGTATGAACGCAACACTGTCTGGAGCGTATGTAGGcttctgtgtgcctgtgtgccggCGGGCCTTTTGTGTGATGGTGTTAGTACAGACTTTGTGtgcctgtgtacacacacacgcacacacacacgcacactgtgTGACAATGAGCACGCAGGCGTTGGCGAGACGTCTCACTTATTAGAAGTGCCGCACTGTtttcaccagagcccagctcactAAATCCACGTCAGCACTTGCAAGTTGTCCCGTGTCCTACTGTGGCCATCCTGATAGCTGTGAGTGGCATCTTGCCGTGGCTTTGATTTGTACCTCCTAATGGCGGAAGGTGTTTTTCACTTCTCCGGGGGTTTATCTCCTTTGAGAAACTCCTCGGTGGCCTACCCAGTTCTCCACCGGGCTGTGTCTCTGTTTGgacagaactggggtttgaactcagggcctcgtgtttcCTAAGCAGGTACTCTTCCCACTGAGCCCTGCTTCCAGTCCTTCCACCGGGCTGGAATGTAATTCCTCACGCcctcctgtctctcctgcccGGGCACGGCGTTTCTCTGTGGCTCCATGTCTCCTGCCAGCGGAGCCCGCTTTGGGGGCCAGTGGCAGGCAGCCTCTTCTCTGAGACCGCGCTGCTGTGCTTCTGGGTGGTAGCGAGGGGCCAGCCCGTGCCCGGGACTGAGCGCTGGGCCACCTTGGCCTGCCACCCTGGGCCAGGCCTGCTCGCTGTATCTGGAAGATTCTGTATCCCCTGAGCATGACAGCCCTCTCCGCCCTGAAGACAGAAGTTGGGGTGGGGTCAGGGCTGTGAGCCAGAGGCGGGGTGCAGGGTGTGAGGGGCTCCGCCAGGGGTTTGAGCAGCACGGGGGtgctggggggggcggtgggctcAGAGGCTGGGCAGGCCACTtccgcccccttccccctccctcccccggcctgCCCCTCAGCTGGAAGCCACGGGCACAGGAGACCGGGGCTAATTGGCAGCTCTGGGAAGTTACACTCCCAGCAGGTAATTGGACCCTGGAGCCCAAGGTGCAGGCACGCGGGGCGGAACTCAGCGCCCGTCTCCCTCATGCCTCCCTTAAACAGTCGCCACTCCAATGGGGCCAGCAGCGCTCGGGACTGGCCAGGCTGCGTCCACGCCCAGCCAGGAGTGCCGGGGGATGACTGCGGGGTGAGGACGGCACCGGGGTGAGGACGGCCACTGAGACCCCCAGCTCTCCAAGGTAGGCTGTCCACGCTGCCCCCTCGTGAGGAAGTCACAGGTGCCCTGGCCTGCACTGCCCGCTCTCTGGCTGCCCGCCGGTTCCCCGCACAGCCTCTCCCGCGCTCCGGCTGCAGGTCGACCTGGTCACCGGGAGCCGCTTCCATTGTCCAGGCTGGGCTCTGGGCAGTGCCAGGCGTGCAGGGCATCAGGAAGAGCCGGGGCGGGGCTCCAGCCAGCCTGGCTGCTCGGAAGCCCCCACGACCCCTCCCTCCTGGAGGCCGCCATGGAGGACCTCGGCCCCCGGCTCAGCTGGCTCCCACCCGGCTCTCACCCTGGGGCTGGCCGTGCGTGGCTCCCACCCAGCTCTCACCCTGGGGCTGGCCGTGCGTGGCTCCCGGCCGGCTCTCACCCTGGGGCTGGCCGTGCGTGGCTCCCGGCCGGCTCTCACCCTGGGGCTGGCCGTGCGTGGCTCCCGGCCGGCTCTCACCCTGGGGCTGGCCGTGCGTGGCTCCCGGCCGGCTCTCACCCTGGGGCTGGCCGTGCGTGGCTCCCGGCCGGCTCTCACCCTGGGGCTGGCCGTGCGTGGCTCCCGGCTCTCACCCTGGGGCTGGCCGTTCGTGGCTCCCACCCAGCTCTGACCCTGGGGCTCTCGTTTGCTTTTGGTAAAACTTAGCATTCTTGGTTCCTGCACCTTCCATGGTGATGGGGAATGCAGCGGCAAGACTGAGGTCTGTGAAGCTTTCAGATAAGACTCCCAGTTGTCCTTTATGATGACAAAAAGCACAAGGAGTCAGTGGGTTAGAAAGGGGAGACGGTGTCAGTGTTTACAGCTCACAGCTGTTTTCGTGTCTCCCGAGAGCTTGCTGCTCCTGCCAGCTCCGGGTGGGTAGCTTTGATCTGCGCCAGCCGCCCAGGCGCTGCTCCCTGGCTGGGATCCGCGGGGTTACCTCCCTTCCACGCCCAACAAACCCGCCCTGGTCCtgtgcccccagcccccagcgccACGCCCCTCAGCTTGTGGCATCATGGGCACAGTGCCCTCTGTAGCGGGGATTACACGAGTGACCGACCCACCATGCCAGCCCTTGTTTTCAGTTTCATTGTATCTCCTCCAGTCTGAAGGAGGAAATCCTCATTCCTCTTTGCTTCCTCCTGCATTTTCTTGGCCATCTCCATCTGCTTCTGATTCTACACGGTTATGAGAAGGACTTGAGTTTGATGGAGTTAAATTTTGAGGTGGATTTGGAGACGGCAATGGCTCTGCAGTGTTCCTCAATGTCACCCAAGAGGACCCCAGTTAGTAACCAGGGGGCACGTGGACCCGACACTTTAATATCCATTCTGTATGCCCTCAATTAGGATAGTGCTCTGCACTATCTGGGCCAAGAAAAATCTTCCGTCTATACTTTGGAGATGCACTGAATGTTGTTGTGCTATGAAAGATGATTTCTCCAGGTTCTCTATGGCCACTGTGACCACTGTGTATTTATGTTGGGGCACAGGAACCTAGCAGCCCCCGGACAGCCTTGACACCCCCCTGCCTTTCTTCCTCAGCAGGAATCTCGGATCCTGTGCTCTGTGTATTTGTTCCGAGGCCCTGACTTCTCTGGCCTTCTAGAGAATTTCTCGAAAGCACCAGCAGCGAGAGCCGTCCGTCTGAAGGATGGGGCGTCCGCAGATGGCACCCTGCTGTTGAAGTCACAAAGGCGCAGCCGCCTCCATGCTGGAGGACCTGGGCTTGTGTCTGGGGACAGCCACAGCCTCAGGTGAGTCTAGAGACTTTTTCTCGGCCTCTGAAGATGGGAGTGGCCTCACCTCCCCGGGCTACAATGAGATTAGCATGCAGGGTAAACTTTTGGAACCTAGGAAGAGCAGTCTGTCCTGTGTCCCGCTGAGTCTGTTTCCGGAGCGCTCTCCTAGGGGCAGGCAGTAGAAGGCTCATGAAATGGGCTGCAGATGATGCTGGCTTCCGTCTCCATCCCATCTCCACAGAGCCGTGGCTACcttcctgctgggggggggggcggggtcaggCTGAGCGGACATGGCCCACCTTCCCGGGAGCCCTACTCATCCCCCATCTAAAGCCGCCTCTGGAGCCAAGCAAATGGTCTACCCTGTACCCAGGTAGAAAGAATGGTCAGACGGAAGGCCGCCAGCCAGGGCATCCTGCATCTAGGGGGAGCAGGGTGCAAGGGGACAGGGGATCCCCGGGGTTCCAGAGGATTCTGGACCACACAGCTGATTCTCAGCTTATTGTCTGGAGGTGGGCAGTGGACAGCTTCTTGCAGAAGCTGTGACCAACAGCCTATACCATCTCACGCTGAACCTCGAGGCCACCTTGGAGGGGCGCTTTTCCTGTCCTCACCAAGAGAGCCGGGTGGGTCAGGCTCCCCGAGGGCGcgggcccgccctccccccaccagcagcCCCGGGGCCTTTCCCGCTTCCCCGTTGGTCTTTTGCAGGCACAGAAGGATGAGGGGGGAGAATATCACCAGGGTCAGCACCTTCATCCTGCTGGGCTTCCCCACCGGCCCCCGGCTGcagctcctgctcttcctcctcttcctgctcatcTACCTGTTCGTGCTGGTGGAGAACCTGGCCATCATCCTCACTGTCTGGAGCAGCGCCTCCCTCCACAGGCCCATGTACTACTTCCTGGGCATCATGTCGACCATAGAGATCTGGTACGTGTGCGACATCTTCCCCAAGATGCTGGAAGGCTTCCTCCTGCAGCGCAAGCgcatttcctttgtgggctgCATGACCCAGCTCTACTTCTTCAGCTCCATGGTGTGCACCGAGTGCGTGCTCCTGGCCTCCATGGCCTACGACCGCTACGTGGCCATCTGCCACCCCCTGCGCTACCAGGTCATCATGACCACGGGCCTGTGCGTCAAGCTGGTGGCCTTCTCCTTCGCCAGTGGCTTCACCGTCTCCATGATCAAGGTCTACTTCATCTCCAGCGCCACGTTCTGTGGCTCCAACGTCCTGAACCACTTCTTCTGTGACATCTCGCCCATCCTCAAGCTGGCCTGCACGGACTTCTCCACGGCGGAGCTGGTGGACTTCATCCTGGCCTTCATGATCCTGGCGTTCCCGCTGGTGGCCACCGTCCTCTCCTACGGACACATCACGCTGGCCGTGCTGCGGATCCCCTCGGCCACCGGCCGCTGGAGAGCCTTCTCCACCTGCGCCTCCCACCTCACCGTCGTCACCATCTTCTACACGGCCCTGCTGTTTATGTACGTCCGGCCCCAGGCCATCGACTCCCGCAGCTCCAACAAGCTCATCTCCGTCTTGTACACCGTCCTCACGCCCATCTTGAACCCCCTGATCTACTGCCTGAGGAACACAGAGTTCAAGGACGCCTTGCGGAAGGTGCTGGGCTTGATTCGTGCTCCGCCACAGTGAGCGGGCCTCTCTGCTTTCTGGACTTTCGTCTGAGAAGCATCTGGGATTTCATCTGCAGCTTCACATAGGGGGAGCTGGGGCAGGGCGGGTGGGGATTCTTTGCCTTGCTGAAATATGccgcatttaattaaaaaattaccttctcatctcttcttttcctttagccCTGGACATTGGTATCCTAGGTGTGGCTGGTTTGATCGCACCGTTGTTTTATTGGTTTCATTTGAGCATAGTAAGGCTTTTTGAAGTGAAATACATTTTCCTCACCTTCAAAATTACCAAGCACTTTTGTGGAGCGCAGAATGAGCCAGTTGCGTGAGGTTTACCGCTCTCAGTGAGCTTCAGCTTGTTAAAAGTACCAGACTATTTAACAAATGAGCTCCAGGAGTCCTGCTGCAAGGTGTGCTCGGAGCTGTGACAGTGTGTGCACTTGGGTGTG from Perognathus longimembris pacificus isolate PPM17 chromosome 4, ASM2315922v1, whole genome shotgun sequence includes the following:
- the LOC125350093 gene encoding olfactory receptor 6B3, encoding MRGENITRVSTFILLGFPTGPRLQLLLFLLFLLIYLFVLVENLAIILTVWSSASLHRPMYYFLGIMSTIEIWYVCDIFPKMLEGFLLQRKRISFVGCMTQLYFFSSMVCTECVLLASMAYDRYVAICHPLRYQVIMTTGLCVKLVAFSFASGFTVSMIKVYFISSATFCGSNVLNHFFCDISPILKLACTDFSTAELVDFILAFMILAFPLVATVLSYGHITLAVLRIPSATGRWRAFSTCASHLTVVTIFYTALLFMYVRPQAIDSRSSNKLISVLYTVLTPILNPLIYCLRNTEFKDALRKVLGLIRAPPQ